The Megalops cyprinoides isolate fMegCyp1 chromosome 9, fMegCyp1.pri, whole genome shotgun sequence genome has a window encoding:
- the gal3st2 gene encoding galactose-3-O-sulfotransferase 2, producing the protein MPSMQRKAITERALYFWKSTLPWSTRLKGVLCSPLRFMWIALMLLTVLCVSVQILGVIRQSRNDKVLKEFANEKLFSMRFTIAFQNTLTTTQRASERRQSNHVPLIQYIQHLNQGTTLRRERHNQQSAERTRNIPHLEVQPQRGRALSVRVPNDAPPPRGHIGKATKVTPSLKGTRGKLVPAAAETVPEVGNYHPLGMQKNTSKSIWPAASVTSGVLRPQVGLAVVMSHEGRGNLLAPKGRASGPQSIQLEPQRSADPLPNAQRQPGPKSKALLGRKSPSLALTTLHLPSTADTGFAVVKPAAIVAVDRGATTCRPKTHIVFLKTHKTASSTILNILYRYGDSRNLTFALPLNKHSQLFYPLYFAAHFVEGFRSKAVKEYDIMCNHMRFMPSEVKKVMPEDTFYFSILRNPIPMMESIFTYYKSIPAFHKARTLDDFLNNAWQTYNKSQSNNHYGKNLLTFDFGFNNTAVDIERQTSLSVSMIEQNFHLILISEYFDESMILLKNALCWSLDDVVSFKLNSRSNRTRHELSPETMEKIKEWNSLDWRIYLHFNATFWRKVEEMVGLENMRQEVARLQDRQKQLMKTCIREGGAVDPSQVKDSALKPFQYGAAVIQGYNLNPGLDNATKKHCQDLITPELQYTAALYTKQFPELAAKLGSSKKQPVPKKIIARSTTERQRRSLLGGPRKQARSAYQNALSNGTAANRLQNVP; encoded by the exons ATGCCTTCCATGCAAAGGAAAGCAATTACGGAAAGAGCATTGTATTTCTGGAAGTCAACTCTGCCTTGGTCCAC GAGGTTGAAGGGAGTGCTGTGCAGCCCTCTAAGGTTTATGTGGATAGCCCTCATGCTGTTGACAGTCCTCTGTGTGTCCGTTCAAATACTGGGTGTGATTCGACAGTCAAG aaatgacAAAGTTCTGAAGGAATTTGCCAATGAGAAGCTCTTCAGCATGAGGTTTACAATTGCGTTCCAGAATACACTTACAACAACGCAACGGGCCTCGGAGCGACGGCAGTCTAACCACGTACCTCTCATTCAGTACATCCAACACTTAAACCAGGGAACGACTCTGAGAAGGGAAAGACATAACCAGCAATCAGCTGAGAGAACTAGAAACATACCTCACCTTGAAGTCCAGCCCCAGAGAGGTAGGGCTCTGTCTGTGCGAGTCCCTAACGATGCTCCTCCGCCCAGAGGACATATCGGCAAGGCCACTAAAGTCACACCTTCACTGAAAGGAACCCGGGGTAAATTGGTACCTGCTGCGGCTGAGACTGTACCTGAGGTGGGAAATTATCACCCTCTCGGTATGCAGAAGAATACCTCCAAGTCCATTTGGCCTGCAGCCTCTGTTACCTCTGGTGTTCTGCGCCCTCAAGTGGGGCTGGCGGTAGTCATGTCACATGAAGGACGTGGGAACCTGTTAGCACCCAAGGGGAGGGCCAGCGGCCCTCAGTCGATCCAGCTGGAACCTCAGCGCTCCGCTGACCCACTGCCTAATGCACAGAGACAACCTGGGCCGAAAAGCAAGGCGCTTCTGGGCAGGAAGTCCCCCTCTCTGGCATTGACCACGTTGCATCTCCCCTCCACAGCAGACACCGGCTTCGCCGTGGTCAAGCCCGCAGCCATCGTCGCTGTGGATCGCGGGGCCACCACCTGCCGGCCAAAGACTCATATCGTCTTCCTTAAAACCCACAAGACAGCCAGCAGCACCATACTGAACATCCTGTACCGGTACGGAGACAGCAGGAACCTGACGTTTGCGCTGCCCTTGAACAAGCACAGCCAGCTGTTCTACCCACTGTACTTCGCCGCGCATTTTGTGGAGGGCTTCAGATCAAAGGCCGTGAAGGAGTACGACATCATGTGTAACCACATGAGGTTCATGCCATCGGAG GTCAAAAAGGTTATGCCAGAGGACACCTTCTACTTCTCAATTCTGAGGAATCCAATTCCCATGATGGAGTCCATTTTCACTTATTACAAGAGTATCCCTGCCTTCCACAAAGCCAGGACCTTAGATGACTTCCTCAACAATGCCTGGCAGACCTACAACAAATCGCAGTCTAATAATCACTATGGCAAGAATCTCCTGACCTTTGACTTTGGCTTCAACAACACTGCTGTCGATATTGAGAGACAGACCAGCCTGTCCGTCTCCATGATAGAGCAGAACTTTCACCTCATCCTCATATCTGAGTACTTTGATGAGTCCATGATCCTGCTGAAGaacgccctctgctggtcactgGATGACGTGGTCTCATTCAAGCTGAACAGCAGGAGCAACCGTACCAGGCATGAGCTGTCCCCTGAGACGATGGAGAAGATTAAAGAGTGGAACTCCCTGGACTGGAGGATCTACCTCCACTTCAATGCCACCTTCTGGAGGAAGGTGGAGGAGATGGTGGGTTTGGAGAACATGAGGCAGGAGGTGGCACGGCTGCAGGACAGGCAGAAGCAGCTGATGAAGACCTGCATCAGAGAGGGCGGGGCTGTGGATCCCTCCCAGGTGAAAGACTCGGCCTTGAAGCCGTTTCAGTATGGCGCTGCGGTCATACAGGGCTACAACCTCAACCCCGGGCTGGACAATGCCACCAAAAAGCACTGCCAGGATCTGATCACACCCGAGCTGCAATACACGGCAGCACTCTATACCAAGCAGTTCCCCGAGCTGGCAGCCAAACTGGGCTCCTCCAAGAAACAGCCTGtcccaaaaaaaataatagccAGGAGCACCACGGAGAGGCAGAGGCGGAGCCTGCTGGGCGGTCCCAGGAAACAGGCTCGCAGTGCCTACCAGAATGCACTCTCCAACGGGACTGCTGCCAACAGGCTGCAAAATGTGCCTTGA